The Bacteroidia bacterium genome segment TCCTCTTTTTCTGATAGTGTTATTAAAGATAGCTGTATGGTACCTTATTTTAGCGTTATTCATTATCCGCAGAATCAAAAATACATTCCTTATCTTTCTACCTTGGGCACAATCAAAAATCCAAAGGTTGTAGAGCAGCAAGTAGATGCACTGCTTTATCAAATGAAACAAAAAGAATTTAACACTCTATTAGTCCCTTTGAGATTGTCTGAATCTACTTACCAAACTCAATATATTAGTCCGAATGAGTCCACGCAAATTCAACACCTCAAAATTTTTCAAAGACAATGCGAATCACAACGTATTATATTGTGTTTATCGGCTTTTCATGCATCAAAACAAGATAGTCAAGGTATTCAAAAGCAAGTCAAAATACATAAGCAGCTAAAAGATTGTTTAGTTAATGCTATTCAGATTAGCAACCCAGATAGCAGTTCTCTACAACCTTTGTATTTTTATTACTATTTTGTGCAGCAAATGCTGCGAAAAGCTTATCGTTTCAATGGTCTGATTTTTACAGACAGATTAGATCAATTTGCTCAACCTGCAAACTATGCACAATTGCTAAAAAATGGTGTAGATATACTCGTGTGTCCGCCTGATGTAGAAAAAGCCATTCGTGAAATTAAAAAAGCGATTATCTTACGCAAAATATCCATTCAAAGTCTTGACGAAAAGGTCAAACGTATTTTGATAGCTAAGTACTTCATACAACAAAAACCTCAAAAGCCTCTTGCAGATATATACGCCAGGGCTATGTATAGAAATACCCTTGCTCATAGTGTATGCTTACTCAAAAATGACAATAATTTACTTCCTTTCTCTACAGACTTTAATTTTTCCGATTGGACTTGCATAAGTCTCAATACAGATAGCTATACACCCTTTCAAGCAACCTTAGAGCAGTTTGTAGATAGCTTAGAATTTAAGTATGTCTCCCCTAAGACAACTGAAAAACAGCTCAAATCAAAATTAAGCACAGCAAAGAAAAGCGCAATTATCAGCATACATGGTACTTTGAGTCCTGAAAAATTAAAAATAATAGATACGTTTTGCCTTACGCACAATGTGGTAGTAGTTCATTTCGGACCTTTGCATAGTTCTTTGAGCTACTATGCTAACGCTAATAGTGTCATTTACCACTCACAGCATGACAGCGATGCACAAGATATTGTTGCACAAGCAATAGTGGGCGCATATCCTGTACAAGGAAATTTTGAATTTTCATTGTCTGCACCTTATCAAGCTTACACGTATAAAGCATGTAGGTTAGGAATAGCCTTGCCTGAAGAAGGGGGAATGTACCTCACTAAATACAAAGTATATCAACATTTAGACTCTGTGCTAAAAGAGTGGATAAAAGATAAGGTTATGCCAGGTGGTCAGATTATGGTAGCGCATAAGGGAAAAATTGTTTATCAAAAAGCTTTTGGACATTTGACGTATGAGGAAAGTCAAAAAGTTAAAATGCAAACTTTATACGACGTAGCATCTTTGACTAAAATTTGTGCAACCACTTTAATGTGCATGCGTGCTTACCAAGATAGTTTGCTTAAACTGCAAGATAGTCTCAAAAAATATCTTCCTTTTTTGGATACAGCTAAAGGTACAATCAAAAATGCAGTTATTCAAAAGTTGCTCACTCATCATTCAGGCGCGGGTGTAGGTTTACCTGCTTATGTTTTTAAGTTTTTTCAAAAAGAGGCTCCCAAGTTAAAACAATATTTTTCTACTACTTGTAGGGAAGCTTCATCAAAAGATAAGAAAAGTGGTACCAAAAAAGATACAGCTTTTACCATTCCCGTAGCAAAAAATTTGTACTTCCGCAACGATATGTGGGATACAATTTTGTACCAAATTAGCCGAGTAAATTTGTACAGGGAAAATGAATATGAATACAGCGACTTTAATATGTATCTATTGCAGAAGGTATTGGAAAACATTTACAAAAAACCTCTCGATGAGTGGATAGAGCAAGAATTTTATGCTAAGATGGGCTTAAAACGTATTTGTTTCCTTCCCGTGAAAAAGTTCAAGCTTGAAGAAATTGCACCTACGGAACAGGATGATCTTTGGCGAAAACAGCTTGTTCATGGTTACGTACATGACCCTACGGCAGCTTTGTGTGGCAACGTGTGTGGAAATGCAGGTTTATTTAGCGATG includes the following:
- a CDS encoding serine hydrolase, which codes for MQNYKQGSLYNLGTYFESTFYTTKMYYLPADTRLKKFFLGVSLAVSFILLSAFLIHRTRHSSKTTIESKKPTELFNFSSAEHYADSILKRLSLNDKIKQLFILPYTQKMKNVGGYLYSSFSDSVIKDSCMVPYFSVIHYPQNQKYIPYLSTLGTIKNPKVVEQQVDALLYQMKQKEFNTLLVPLRLSESTYQTQYISPNESTQIQHLKIFQRQCESQRIILCLSAFHASKQDSQGIQKQVKIHKQLKDCLVNAIQISNPDSSSLQPLYFYYYFVQQMLRKAYRFNGLIFTDRLDQFAQPANYAQLLKNGVDILVCPPDVEKAIREIKKAIILRKISIQSLDEKVKRILIAKYFIQQKPQKPLADIYARAMYRNTLAHSVCLLKNDNNLLPFSTDFNFSDWTCISLNTDSYTPFQATLEQFVDSLEFKYVSPKTTEKQLKSKLSTAKKSAIISIHGTLSPEKLKIIDTFCLTHNVVVVHFGPLHSSLSYYANANSVIYHSQHDSDAQDIVAQAIVGAYPVQGNFEFSLSAPYQAYTYKACRLGIALPEEGGMYLTKYKVYQHLDSVLKEWIKDKVMPGGQIMVAHKGKIVYQKAFGHLTYEESQKVKMQTLYDVASLTKICATTLMCMRAYQDSLLKLQDSLKKYLPFLDTAKGTIKNAVIQKLLTHHSGAGVGLPAYVFKFFQKEAPKLKQYFSTTCREASSKDKKSGTKKDTAFTIPVAKNLYFRNDMWDTILYQISRVNLYRENEYEYSDFNMYLLQKVLENIYKKPLDEWIEQEFYAKMGLKRICFLPVKKFKLEEIAPTEQDDLWRKQLVHGYVHDPTAALCGNVCGNAGLFSDAFSLAAIGQMLLNYGYYGKHRLLDTATVLLFTSAQPGTFRGLGFNKPPLQRDTLNRSWQMSYRCSPKTYGHTGFTGTCLWADPEHELVFVMLTNRIHPKADNKKLIERSVRQYVQSLFYEAIGVEPRVVLK